The Diadema setosum chromosome 4, eeDiaSeto1, whole genome shotgun sequence genome window below encodes:
- the LOC140227825 gene encoding probable 2-ketogluconate reductase, with the protein METDAQDDSVKPWILTTATPYRESSKRLLLENFRVVIWDDFVADPVRYRERIQGFLHMPFYKPEITEEILRSMPNLKVLTTHSTGTNHLNLPLLWKLGLKVGHARGILDDTCADFAFGLLLAAARKLPVCIGGARGYDKDSLNLGWKRTDDLYGVPVSGTTLGILGMGAIGYEVARRASGFKMRVLYHNRRKRSEEEEKEVQATYCSTLEEMLPAVDFLVVAAPLNDSTRHMIGKKQLSLMKNTAIIVNIARGLIFDQEALVEALKDGVILGAALDATFPEPLPKEHPLLHMPNVIVTPHVSAFVGRTLDEVMQNCVDNLWAGIQGRPLVTEVPNNSS; encoded by the exons ATGGAGACCGATGCCCAAGATGACTCAGTTAAGCCTTGGATTTTGACGACGGCTACACCTTACAGGGAGTCGTCAAAGCGGTTACTCCTGGAGAACTTTCGGGTGGTGATCTGGGATGATTTCGTGGCGGACCCCGTGCGTTACCGCGAACGGATCCAAGGTTTTCTTCACATGCCCTTCTACAAGCCGGAGATAACCGAGGAGATCTTAAGAAGCATGCCCAACCTCAAG GTTTTAACGACCCACAGCACAGGTACCAATCACCTTAATCTCCCGTTGCTATGGAAACTAGGCCTAAAGGTCGGCCATGCTCGGGGCATCCTGGATGACACATGCGCCGACTTCGCTTTTGGGTTGCTGCTCGCCGCAGCGCGGAAACTTCCGGTCT GTATTGGGGGAGCACGTGGCTACGACAAGGACTCACTGAATCTCGGGTGGAAGCGAACTGACGACTTGTACGGGGTTCCCGTGTCGGGAACAACGCTCGGCATTCTGGGAATGGGGGCAATCGGATACGAGGTCGCGAGGAGAGCATCAGGATTCAAGATGAGAGTGCTGTACCATAACAGGAGAAAACG GAgcgaagaggaggagaaggaggttCAAGCCACATACTGTTCGACGCTGGAAGAAATGCTACCGGCCGTAGACTTTCTTGTCGTCGCCGCTCCGCTGAACGACAGTACGCGGCACATGATTGGCAAGAAGCAGCTGAGCCTGATGAAGAACACCGCCATCATCGTCAATATTGCGAGAG GTCTAATTTTCGACCAGGAGGCGTTGGTAGAGGCCCTAAAAGATGGCGTCATACTCGGGGCGGCGCTAGACGCCACGTTCCCCGAGCCCCTGCCGAAGGAGCACCCACTCCTCCACATGCCCAACGTTATCGTCACTCCCCACGTCTCGGCGTTCGTCGGCAGGACTCTGGACGAGGTGATGCAAAACTGCGTCGACAACCTCTGGGCGGGCATCCAGGGCCGACCCCTGGTTACTGAGGTTCCTAACAACTCCTCATAG